A stretch of Lactiplantibacillus brownii DNA encodes these proteins:
- a CDS encoding type IV toxin-antitoxin system AbiEi family antitoxin domain-containing protein, translating to MKNDTLLTKLFKLNVIFTTKEAEAVGISKYHLKRFEQDGEIGRFGTGRSGVQLWNNENYSIDPFFGIQLRYPKAVISGRTALSWWHLIDRQFNYLDLTVPKGYRLPNQFGGYIVSIHHVALEYYKVGLTTVRNEEDSGDLVIYEPERALIDAFRFKTIAEYDRNQAVRNYFQSDFCDPQKLFRYIEKFPGLADLKKITEVLSN from the coding sequence ATGAAAAATGATACACTGTTAACTAAATTATTTAAATTAAATGTTATCTTTACAACTAAAGAAGCAGAAGCGGTAGGTATTTCTAAATATCATCTTAAAAGATTCGAACAGGACGGAGAAATTGGGCGTTTTGGTACAGGGCGTTCAGGTGTACAGTTATGGAACAATGAAAATTATTCCATAGATCCTTTTTTTGGAATTCAATTACGTTATCCTAAAGCTGTTATTTCAGGACGAACAGCACTAAGTTGGTGGCATCTTATTGATCGGCAATTTAATTATTTAGATTTAACAGTGCCAAAAGGGTATCGGCTACCTAATCAATTTGGAGGATATATCGTTTCAATACATCATGTTGCGCTCGAATATTATAAAGTAGGATTGACAACCGTGAGAAATGAAGAAGACAGTGGTGATCTTGTTATATACGAACCGGAACGTGCGTTAATAGATGCATTTCGATTCAAGACAATTGCTGAATATGATAGAAATCAAGCTGTACGAAACTATTTTCAAAGTGATTTTTGTGATCCACAAAAACTATTTCGTTATATTGAAAAATTTCCGGGACTGGCAGATTTGAAAAAAATCACGGAGGTATTGAGCAATTAA
- a CDS encoding nucleotidyl transferase AbiEii/AbiGii toxin family protein: MQTRFAAERFLARITQSRYKDEMVLKGGYLIGAIIGLNNRSTHDLDYSYQQNVSVEDLRKIVIEIAEINLQDGTSFNNINVIENKTAKNRYNPGYRVSMDLEMNNPDPSKPDRPVSYHLGIDLATNDDIIPSVQRFKHKSEIDGSEINVYAYPVEQILAEKMSACFSHGDQDTRIRDYYDIFALQRFEGSNINYKNLHESITSS, from the coding sequence ATTCAAACAAGATTTGCAGCAGAACGGTTTTTAGCTCGTATTACTCAGTCAAGGTACAAAGATGAGATGGTGCTTAAAGGCGGCTATTTAATTGGCGCAATAATTGGATTGAACAATCGAAGTACTCATGATTTAGATTATTCTTATCAGCAAAATGTATCAGTTGAAGATTTGAGAAAAATAGTTATTGAAATAGCGGAAATCAATTTACAAGATGGAACTAGTTTCAATAATATTAATGTTATTGAGAATAAAACTGCTAAAAATCGGTATAATCCTGGTTACCGAGTATCAATGGATTTGGAGATGAATAATCCAGATCCGTCAAAGCCTGACCGACCAGTGAGCTATCATTTAGGTATTGATTTGGCTACAAATGATGATATTATCCCAAGTGTACAACGTTTTAAGCATAAGTCCGAGATAGATGGCAGTGAAATCAATGTCTATGCTTATCCAGTAGAACAAATTCTTGCTGAGAAAATGTCAGCGTGTTTTTCTCATGGAGATCAAGATACTAGAATTCGTGATTATTATGATATATTTGCTTTACAACGCTTTGAAGGCTCGAACATTAACTATAAAAATTTGCATGAATCAATTACAAGTTCATAA